A single uncultured Acetobacterium sp. DNA region contains:
- a CDS encoding sodium-translocating pyrophosphatase, whose amino-acid sequence MITFIVAVGIIALIFALYLSKSVLKESMGTDKMKEISEAIQEGAMAFLNRQYKTLLPIAIVIIVLLALFTEFGIASAIAFAVGALFSTLAGYMGMYIATRANARTTNAAQTSLKKALGIAFKGGSVMGMGVVGLGLLGVSLLYIFVANQNPDMIPAIDSFAFGASLIALFARVGGGIFTKAADVGADLVGKVEAGIPEDDPRNPAVIADNVGDNVGDVAGMGADLFESFAATSIAAMLLGSALLGTAGVMLPMMLGAAGIVASIIGTLFIYTGDDSNPQSSLNRSLYTSFVLSSIAAFLLTKYMLPDHQFQFYIAIQVGLVANILIGIITEYFTSSKFKPVQKIADSSNTGAATNVIYGFSVGLESTALPILVIIGTVAVAYFVPGGGENGFYGIALAAMGMLSMAGTIVAIDAYGPIADNAGGIAEMAGLDPEVRKVTDKLDSVGNTTAAIAKGFAIGSAAITAVALFSAFAQRAELATLDILNPLILLGLFFGAMIPYLFCSLAMRAVSTAAFDMIKEVRRQFREIPGLLEGTAKADSKKCIDISTKAAIKQMILPGILAPASIFVVGFGVAAFNPEAALQVIGGMLVGGTASGVLLALTMSNAGGAWDNAKKYIEEGQHGGKGSEAHKAAVVGDTIGDPFKDTAGPSLNAVIKVMGTISLIIAPIIAAMIH is encoded by the coding sequence ATGATAACATTTATTGTGGCCGTGGGAATTATTGCTTTGATATTTGCATTGTATCTTTCAAAGTCAGTACTCAAGGAGAGTATGGGAACTGATAAAATGAAAGAAATATCAGAAGCGATTCAAGAAGGGGCGATGGCATTTTTAAACAGACAGTATAAGACGTTGTTACCAATAGCAATCGTAATTATTGTACTTCTTGCACTATTTACTGAGTTTGGAATTGCTTCTGCGATCGCTTTTGCTGTTGGGGCTCTATTCTCAACATTGGCAGGATACATGGGGATGTATATTGCGACAAGAGCAAATGCGAGAACCACCAATGCAGCTCAAACCAGCTTGAAAAAAGCTTTGGGAATTGCTTTTAAAGGTGGTTCAGTAATGGGAATGGGCGTTGTTGGACTTGGATTATTGGGGGTATCATTACTGTATATCTTTGTTGCCAACCAAAATCCAGACATGATTCCGGCAATTGACAGTTTTGCATTTGGTGCTTCACTAATTGCTTTGTTTGCCCGTGTTGGTGGCGGTATCTTTACAAAAGCTGCTGACGTTGGCGCTGACCTTGTTGGTAAGGTTGAAGCTGGAATTCCTGAAGATGATCCAAGAAACCCTGCCGTTATTGCTGACAACGTTGGTGATAATGTTGGTGACGTTGCTGGTATGGGAGCCGATTTATTTGAATCTTTTGCTGCGACATCGATTGCTGCTATGCTATTGGGTTCAGCTTTATTAGGTACTGCTGGTGTTATGCTTCCAATGATGTTGGGTGCAGCTGGGATTGTTGCTTCAATTATTGGAACCTTGTTTATTTATACTGGTGACGATAGTAATCCACAATCCAGTCTTAATAGAAGTTTATACACATCGTTTGTATTATCTTCGATTGCAGCGTTTTTATTAACAAAATACATGCTGCCAGATCATCAGTTTCAATTCTATATTGCCATTCAAGTTGGTTTAGTAGCGAACATTTTAATCGGTATCATCACTGAGTACTTTACATCATCTAAATTCAAACCAGTTCAGAAGATTGCCGATTCTTCAAATACCGGAGCTGCAACTAATGTAATTTATGGTTTCTCAGTCGGTCTTGAAAGTACAGCTTTACCGATCCTGGTTATCATCGGAACAGTAGCAGTTGCTTACTTTGTACCAGGTGGCGGAGAAAATGGTTTCTATGGTATTGCCTTAGCTGCAATGGGAATGTTATCCATGGCAGGAACCATTGTCGCGATTGATGCTTACGGTCCAATTGCCGATAATGCCGGCGGAATCGCTGAAATGGCTGGTCTTGACCCTGAAGTACGTAAGGTTACCGACAAGCTTGATTCAGTTGGTAACACCACCGCAGCGATTGCCAAAGGATTTGCCATCGGATCTGCTGCTATTACAGCCGTTGCTCTGTTCTCAGCCTTTGCTCAAAGAGCTGAACTGGCAACCTTGGATATTCTTAACCCATTGATCCTGCTCGGACTTTTCTTCGGCGCAATGATTCCATACCTGTTTTGTTCATTGGCAATGCGGGCTGTTAGTACAGCAGCATTTGATATGATTAAAGAAGTAAGAAGACAATTCCGTGAGATTCCAGGTCTTCTTGAAGGAACAGCAAAAGCTGACTCTAAAAAATGTATCGATATTTCTACTAAAGCAGCCATTAAACAAATGATCTTACCAGGTATTCTGGCTCCAGCAAGTATTTTTGTTGTTGGTTTTGGCGTTGCAGCATTTAATCCAGAAGCGGCCCTCCAGGTTATCGGCGGGATGCTTGTCGGCGGAACAGCCAGTGGTGTTCTACTTGCGTTAACCATGTCAAACGCCGGTGGTGCCTGGGATAATGCCAAGAAATATATTGAAGAAGGTCAACATGGCGGAAAGGGCTCAGAAGCTCATAAAGCTGCCGTTGTTGGCGATACCATCGGAGATCCTTTCAAGGATACCGCTGGTCCTTCATTGAATGCCGTTATCAAAGTTATGGGAACAATCTCATTAATTATTGCGCCTATTATTGCAGCGATGATTCACTAG
- the secG gene encoding preprotein translocase subunit SecG, with the protein MKTALLIILIISSFSLITAILLSPAKVAGMSGAIAGGAESLFGKKKAKGFEGFLEKATKVSGILFMLSAFVYSLI; encoded by the coding sequence ATGAAAACAGCTTTATTGATTATTTTAATTATTTCCAGCTTTTCACTGATTACTGCGATACTTTTATCGCCAGCAAAAGTGGCCGGAATGTCGGGAGCCATTGCAGGTGGTGCTGAATCTTTATTTGGAAAGAAAAAAGCAAAGGGATTTGAAGGCTTCTTAGAAAAAGCAACAAAAGTTTCAGGCATTTTATTTATGTTGTCGGCATTTGTTTATTCACTCATATAA
- the gpmI gene encoding 2,3-bisphosphoglycerate-independent phosphoglycerate mutase, which yields MNKNLTALIILDGYGFTKCHEGNAVEQAKSPFLNSLSQNYPHTLITASGLGVGLPEGQMGNSEVGHLNLGAGRVVYQELTRITKSIEDGDFFENVAFLAGIRSAKQNDGALHLMGLLSDGGVHSHECHLYALLNLAQKHGLKRVYVHCLMDGRDTAPDSGLGHIKSLEAKMAELGVGKIATITGRYYAMDRDNRWDRVEKAYDAMTNGEGQHAISAVQVMEETYAAKITDEFVLPTIIDTVEDKRIKSNDTIIFFNFRPDRAREITRAFIDPAFKEFNRKTGFLGLNYVTMTQYDKSFENVSIAYKPESIDNTLGEYLSNLGIPQLRIAETEKYAHVTYFFNGGLEKQYPLEDRVLVPSPHVATYDLQPEMSAYEVAEKAVAAIESEKYQLMVLNFANADMVGHTGIFEAAEKAVEVVDQCAQKVITAILAKGGKIILTADHGNAEKMIDYQTHQPFTAHTSNQVKCILIGDGEVSLRDDGRLADVAPTLLDLMDLPVPKEMTGKTLIKSK from the coding sequence ATGAACAAAAATTTAACAGCTCTGATTATTCTGGATGGCTACGGCTTTACCAAATGTCATGAGGGCAATGCGGTAGAACAGGCGAAAAGCCCTTTTCTTAATTCCTTATCTCAAAACTATCCTCATACCCTTATTACAGCCAGCGGCCTGGGTGTTGGATTGCCGGAAGGTCAGATGGGTAATTCAGAAGTCGGCCATTTAAATCTTGGTGCTGGTCGAGTCGTTTATCAGGAGCTGACACGGATTACCAAATCCATCGAAGATGGCGACTTTTTCGAAAACGTTGCCTTTCTGGCCGGCATTCGCTCAGCTAAACAAAACGATGGTGCCTTGCATCTGATGGGGTTATTGTCCGATGGCGGTGTTCACAGCCATGAATGCCATCTTTATGCATTACTGAACCTGGCCCAAAAACATGGATTAAAGCGTGTATATGTTCACTGTCTCATGGATGGCCGAGATACTGCGCCGGACAGCGGTCTTGGCCATATCAAATCGCTGGAAGCTAAAATGGCCGAACTGGGTGTAGGCAAAATTGCCACCATTACGGGTCGCTATTATGCAATGGATCGGGATAACCGCTGGGATCGGGTCGAAAAAGCCTATGATGCCATGACCAATGGCGAAGGACAACATGCCATATCAGCAGTGCAGGTGATGGAAGAAACCTATGCGGCCAAAATTACCGACGAATTTGTGCTGCCAACTATTATTGATACCGTTGAGGACAAGCGGATCAAGTCCAATGATACGATTATCTTTTTCAATTTCCGACCAGACCGGGCCCGGGAAATAACCCGAGCGTTTATTGATCCTGCTTTTAAGGAATTCAACCGGAAAACTGGCTTTCTTGGTTTAAATTATGTCACCATGACTCAGTACGATAAATCCTTCGAAAATGTTTCGATTGCCTATAAACCCGAATCCATCGACAATACTTTGGGTGAATATCTCAGCAATCTGGGTATTCCTCAACTTAGAATCGCAGAAACAGAAAAATATGCCCATGTCACTTACTTTTTTAATGGCGGGCTGGAAAAACAATATCCATTGGAAGACCGGGTATTGGTGCCATCACCCCATGTGGCAACCTATGATTTACAACCGGAAATGAGTGCTTATGAGGTCGCTGAAAAAGCAGTGGCCGCCATTGAAAGCGAAAAATATCAATTAATGGTGCTTAATTTTGCCAATGCCGATATGGTGGGTCACACTGGCATTTTTGAAGCAGCCGAAAAAGCGGTGGAGGTTGTGGATCAATGCGCCCAAAAAGTCATCACTGCGATCCTGGCAAAAGGTGGCAAGATTATCTTAACTGCGGATCATGGCAATGCCGAAAAAATGATTGATTATCAAACCCATCAGCCATTTACCGCACATACTTCCAATCAAGTGAAGTGTATTCTAATTGGTGATGGTGAGGTCAGTCTCAGAGATGATGGGCGATTGGCAGATGTGGCACCGACCTTGCTCGACCTGATGGATCTGCCGGTACCCAAAGAAATGACCGGAAAAACACTGATCAAATCAAAATAA
- the tpiA gene encoding triose-phosphate isomerase: MRKPIIAGNWKMNNDIFETEKLMNTLLPLVAGADAEVVFCPTYLGLQKAVEMAKDSNVGIGAQNMHFEKNGAYTGEISGEMLQAIGVKYVLIGHSERREYFNETDEAVNKKAIKALSLGITPIICCGETLEERESGKAEAKVVGQMEAGLKGIEDITKVVVAYEPIWAIGTGKTASKEEANEACGWVRQTIAKMFGGDAAQKVRIQYGGSVNPENIKDLMAMDNIDGALVGGASLKPTFSEIVKF, from the coding sequence ATGCGAAAACCAATTATTGCCGGAAACTGGAAAATGAATAATGATATTTTTGAAACTGAAAAATTAATGAATACGCTGTTGCCACTAGTGGCAGGAGCAGATGCTGAAGTGGTTTTTTGTCCCACCTATTTGGGTTTGCAAAAAGCCGTGGAAATGGCTAAAGACTCGAATGTTGGCATTGGCGCTCAAAACATGCATTTTGAAAAAAATGGTGCTTACACTGGGGAAATATCTGGAGAAATGTTACAGGCCATTGGTGTAAAATATGTGCTTATTGGTCACTCGGAACGGCGCGAATATTTTAACGAAACCGACGAAGCGGTGAATAAAAAAGCCATCAAAGCGCTGAGCTTAGGAATTACTCCGATTATCTGTTGTGGTGAAACTCTGGAAGAACGGGAAAGCGGAAAAGCCGAAGCAAAGGTAGTTGGTCAAATGGAAGCTGGGCTGAAAGGGATTGAAGACATCACCAAAGTTGTCGTTGCCTACGAACCCATCTGGGCGATTGGTACCGGCAAAACAGCCAGCAAAGAAGAAGCCAACGAAGCCTGTGGTTGGGTACGACAAACCATCGCCAAAATGTTTGGGGGCGATGCTGCCCAAAAAGTCCGTATTCAATACGGCGGTTCTGTCAACCCTGAAAATATCAAAGACCTGATGGCCATGGACAATATCGATGGTGCCTTGGTTGGGGGTGCTTCGCTGAAACCAACTTTCTCTGAGATTGTGAAGTTTTAA
- a CDS encoding phosphoglycerate kinase: MSKKTVSDIELKGKKVLMRADFNVPLDENGMITDETRITAALPTINYILDQGASLILMSHMGRPKNQPNPKYSLAPVAKKLSELLKKEVIFNDDGAVTGSVTVAAAAGLKPGEVLLLQNTRFRAEEEKNDQRFARELADLGDVFVNDAFGTAHRAHASTVGIAEILPGVSGFLIQKELDFMGKALENPERPFVAILGGSKVSDKIGVINNLLEKVDTLIIGGGMAFTFLKAQGYEIGKSLLEEDKLELANELVAKAKAKGVNLLLPVDVVAAETFAADSPFVVVDINAIPANSLGLDIGPVTSATFTKAIMSARTVIWNGPMGVFEMTAFAKGTEAVAKAMSDSNAITIIGGGDSAAAVKILGYEEGMSHISTGGGASLEFLEGKKLPGIEILQDK, encoded by the coding sequence ATGAGTAAAAAAACAGTATCCGATATTGAGTTGAAGGGCAAAAAAGTCCTGATGCGGGCTGACTTCAATGTGCCATTGGATGAAAATGGCATGATTACCGATGAAACCCGAATTACTGCAGCGTTGCCAACAATTAACTATATTTTAGATCAGGGGGCATCGCTAATACTGATGTCGCATATGGGTCGACCAAAGAATCAGCCAAATCCCAAATATTCATTGGCACCAGTTGCAAAAAAACTATCTGAATTACTCAAAAAAGAAGTGATCTTTAATGATGACGGCGCTGTCACCGGATCAGTGACGGTGGCGGCTGCTGCAGGATTAAAACCAGGAGAAGTGTTACTGCTTCAGAATACCCGGTTCAGAGCGGAAGAAGAGAAAAATGACCAGCGGTTTGCCAGGGAATTGGCAGATCTGGGGGATGTATTTGTTAATGACGCTTTTGGAACGGCCCACCGTGCCCATGCATCAACCGTTGGGATTGCCGAGATCCTACCCGGTGTTTCGGGATTCCTGATTCAAAAAGAGTTGGATTTTATGGGAAAAGCTCTAGAAAATCCCGAACGCCCATTTGTTGCCATCCTTGGCGGGTCAAAGGTTTCTGACAAGATTGGGGTCATCAATAATTTGTTAGAAAAAGTAGATACCCTCATTATTGGCGGCGGAATGGCCTTTACCTTCTTAAAAGCGCAGGGCTATGAAATTGGAAAATCACTGCTAGAAGAAGATAAATTGGAGCTGGCTAATGAATTAGTTGCCAAAGCCAAGGCTAAAGGCGTTAACCTGCTGTTACCCGTTGATGTTGTCGCTGCTGAGACTTTTGCGGCTGATTCCCCATTTGTGGTTGTGGATATTAATGCCATTCCAGCCAATTCATTAGGACTGGACATCGGCCCGGTTACTTCAGCGACTTTTACAAAGGCGATTATGAGTGCCAGAACAGTGATCTGGAATGGTCCCATGGGTGTGTTTGAAATGACCGCCTTTGCTAAAGGCACCGAAGCGGTTGCCAAAGCGATGTCAGATTCCAATGCGATTACCATTATCGGCGGCGGCGACTCGGCGGCAGCGGTTAAAATTCTTGGTTACGAAGAAGGCATGAGCCATATTTCCACCGGTGGCGGCGCTTCACTGGAATTCCTTGAAGGAAAGAAACTGCCAGGTATTGAAATCTTACAAGACAAATAA
- the gap gene encoding type I glyceraldehyde-3-phosphate dehydrogenase: protein MSVKVAINGFGRIGRLAFRLMADNPAFDVVAINDLTDAKTLAYLLKYDSAQGKFKQDSITVKDDTIVVDGKAIKIFAERDPENLPWGTVGVDVVIESTGFFTDKDGAGKHIKAGAKKVIVSAPAKGDVKTIVFNVNENILDGTETVISGASCTTNCLAPVAKVLNDSFGLVSGLMTTVHAYTNDQATLDAPHKDLRRGRTAAQNIVPTSTGAAAAVGKVLPALNGKLDGFALRVPVITGSLVDLTCVLEKDVTADEINAAVKAAANETLGYNEEQIVSTDIIGMSFGSLFDATLTRVMNVEGGKQQVKIIAWYDNEMSYTAQLVRLAEYVATKF, encoded by the coding sequence ATGTCTGTAAAAGTAGCAATTAATGGTTTTGGAAGAATTGGTCGTTTAGCATTCAGATTAATGGCAGATAACCCAGCATTTGACGTCGTAGCTATCAATGATTTAACCGATGCAAAAACCTTAGCGTACCTATTAAAATATGATAGCGCCCAGGGAAAATTTAAACAAGATTCGATCACAGTTAAAGATGATACCATTGTCGTTGATGGAAAAGCGATCAAAATTTTTGCCGAAAGAGATCCCGAAAATTTACCATGGGGTACGGTTGGCGTCGATGTTGTTATTGAATCCACGGGCTTCTTTACGGACAAAGATGGTGCTGGCAAACACATTAAAGCTGGTGCAAAAAAAGTTATTGTTTCAGCTCCTGCTAAAGGTGATGTTAAAACCATCGTGTTCAATGTAAACGAAAATATTCTCGATGGGACCGAAACGGTTATCAGCGGTGCTTCCTGCACAACGAACTGTTTAGCACCGGTTGCGAAAGTATTAAACGATAGTTTTGGCTTAGTCAGCGGTTTAATGACAACTGTTCATGCTTATACCAATGACCAGGCAACTTTGGATGCACCACATAAAGATTTGAGAAGAGGGCGTACCGCAGCTCAGAATATCGTACCAACTTCTACTGGTGCAGCCGCAGCAGTTGGCAAGGTATTACCGGCCCTTAATGGAAAACTGGACGGATTTGCACTTCGTGTACCTGTCATTACCGGTTCACTGGTTGATTTAACCTGTGTGCTTGAAAAAGACGTTACTGCTGATGAAATCAATGCCGCTGTGAAAGCAGCTGCCAATGAAACATTGGGTTATAATGAAGAACAAATTGTTTCTACCGACATTATCGGCATGTCGTTTGGATCTTTATTCGATGCAACTTTAACCCGGGTTATGAATGTCGAAGGCGGAAAACAACAAGTTAAGATCATCGCCTGGTACGATAATGAAATGTCTTATACCGCACAGCTTGTTCGTCTGGCCGAATACGTTGCCACTAAATTTTAA
- a CDS encoding sugar-binding domain-containing protein, with amino-acid sequence MPNQLKISKEVIELQQLVAPEVNRLIEMRYNILSTISSEQPIGRRNLAFVLDMSERQVRNEIDFFQTQKLVSVERQGVVITDAGKEALIQLKGLLYTYNGLEQLEKELMDRLHLKRVIICPGDMDMNYEVLRFMGRSGAKYVLSVMKYKDTLALTGGSCTAAVADEMREAFYPDVYVIPARGGIGKSHSTQANNVVAEMGLKLHSNYELLHLPDNIDQRLLEALKDYPEIKRVFNKMDNIDIFIFGLGRADVLADWRNLATSDKRKILEQGAVAEAFGHYFDINGEVISPSSTIGIGIDNFKKIPHVIAVAGGVTKAESIISVSRIRENIVLITDESAAREILRKLQTTSDAK; translated from the coding sequence ATGCCAAATCAATTAAAAATTAGTAAGGAAGTCATTGAGCTTCAACAGCTTGTTGCTCCGGAAGTGAATCGACTCATTGAAATGCGTTACAATATTTTGTCAACCATCAGCAGTGAGCAACCCATCGGGCGGAGAAATCTCGCCTTTGTTCTGGATATGAGCGAGCGTCAGGTACGTAATGAGATCGATTTTTTTCAAACCCAAAAGCTGGTTTCGGTGGAACGACAGGGTGTTGTCATCACTGATGCCGGGAAGGAAGCGCTGATTCAATTAAAAGGGCTGCTTTATACCTACAATGGTCTGGAACAGCTGGAAAAAGAGCTGATGGATCGTCTCCATCTCAAACGGGTGATTATTTGTCCCGGTGATATGGATATGAACTACGAAGTATTGCGCTTTATGGGACGTTCCGGTGCAAAATATGTCTTGTCGGTGATGAAGTACAAAGATACCCTGGCATTAACTGGTGGCAGCTGTACGGCGGCCGTCGCTGATGAAATGCGGGAAGCTTTTTACCCCGATGTTTATGTTATTCCGGCAAGAGGCGGGATCGGAAAAAGTCATTCCACCCAGGCCAACAATGTCGTCGCCGAAATGGGGCTCAAGCTTCATTCCAACTATGAACTGCTTCATTTACCGGACAATATCGATCAACGATTATTAGAAGCATTAAAAGATTATCCTGAAATAAAAAGGGTATTTAATAAGATGGATAACATCGATATCTTTATTTTTGGATTGGGTCGTGCCGATGTATTGGCGGACTGGCGAAATTTAGCGACATCGGATAAACGAAAAATCTTGGAACAAGGTGCTGTGGCTGAAGCTTTTGGTCATTATTTTGATATTAATGGCGAGGTTATTTCACCATCAAGCACCATTGGCATTGGAATTGATAACTTTAAAAAAATACCCCATGTTATTGCCGTCGCCGGTGGTGTCACCAAAGCCGAGTCGATTATTTCCGTCAGTCGGATCCGTGAGAATATTGTTTTGATTACTGATGAAAGCGCGGCCCGGGAAATTTTAAGAAAATTGCAAACCACGTCAGACGCAAAATGA